Proteins co-encoded in one Methanomassiliicoccales archaeon genomic window:
- a CDS encoding helix-turn-helix domain-containing protein has protein sequence MRKVIIEIEPYETTKVFQSPLFTHIRSYEVLEVLKLDHMKNLFVDLIECHLKEGVSINDLTSIGNMDILSVIRSEGDKHICLVLGHESKDTTDVFRELNLIYTAPSLVSEDRVIVSFISSQKDMMRFVDLVKADIGKVVNMSFKKSTYEKRDLLSILTDKQREMMAAAYRYGYYDIPKRISSEQLSEKVNISKPTLLEHLRKAENRIFTEILAGSPELNK, from the coding sequence ATGCGGAAAGTGATTATCGAGATAGAACCGTATGAGACCACCAAAGTGTTCCAGAGCCCGTTGTTCACCCACATCCGCTCCTACGAGGTCTTGGAGGTCCTAAAGTTGGACCATATGAAGAATCTCTTCGTCGACCTCATCGAGTGTCATCTGAAGGAAGGCGTTTCGATCAACGACCTGACATCCATCGGCAACATGGACATCCTCAGCGTAATCCGGTCGGAAGGCGACAAGCACATCTGCCTGGTATTGGGGCATGAAAGTAAGGACACGACCGATGTGTTCAGGGAACTGAACCTCATCTATACCGCCCCCAGCCTGGTATCCGAGGATAGGGTCATCGTCAGCTTCATCAGCAGCCAGAAGGATATGATGAGATTCGTTGACCTAGTGAAGGCCGACATTGGCAAGGTTGTCAATATGTCCTTCAAGAAGTCAACCTATGAGAAGAGGGACCTCCTATCCATTCTGACAGATAAGCAGCGGGAGATGATGGCTGCCGCTTACAGATATGGCTATTATGACATCCCCAAGAGGATAAGCAGCGAACAGTTGTCAGAAAAGGTGAACATCAGCAAGCCAACACTGCTAGAGCACCTGAGAAAAGCGGAAAATAGGATATTCACGGAGATATTGGCCGGCTCTCCGGAACTGAACAAGTAG
- a CDS encoding flavodoxin family protein codes for MRSILVLRSYHHNNTEKIAKVFASVLDAQIRTPQETGPDELQQYDLIGFGSGIYDGKHHTDLLALADRMPSAVGKKVFIFSTSFDKRIDLIHSSLRERLVSKGYIIVDEYNCGGFNTNSFLKYFGGLNKGRPNAEDLKRAEGFAQGLKQKMET; via the coding sequence ATGAGATCCATCTTGGTCCTGCGCTCATATCATCATAACAACACCGAAAAGATAGCAAAAGTCTTCGCATCTGTTCTTGATGCTCAGATAAGAACACCGCAAGAGACAGGTCCAGACGAGCTTCAACAGTATGACCTGATAGGATTTGGGTCAGGGATCTATGATGGAAAGCACCATACAGACCTGCTGGCCCTTGCCGATAGAATGCCATCGGCCGTAGGAAAGAAGGTTTTCATTTTTTCGACCAGTTTCGATAAGAGGATCGACCTGATCCACTCGTCGCTCAGGGAGAGATTGGTATCGAAGGGTTACATCATCGTTGATGAATACAATTGCGGAGGTTTCAACACCAATAGCTTCCTGAAGTACTTCGGGGGACTGAACAAGGGAAGGCCCAATGCTGAAGACCTCAAACGCGCTGAGGGGTTCGCTCAAGGGTTGAAGCAAAAAATGGAGACCTGA
- a CDS encoding DUF4386 domain-containing protein, giving the protein MKESYYRKTSAIVGALFILATITSLASGLLLGTALESSDYILKLPEIENNIMMAALFEMVLAISLVGIGALMFPILRKHVEGLGMAYAGIRIMEAVFIVVSAVCLLLMLMMGQEYATGRLDVSSSQSIGALLISLRGLSFMFGTLILLSFGGLALNCVLYRSRIVPRWLSAWGLIGGVGILIYGIMGLFGTDTNVFDATSLLAVPIAVQEMVFASWLIIKGFNSPREHL; this is encoded by the coding sequence ATGAAAGAAAGTTACTATAGAAAAACTTCCGCGATCGTCGGTGCCTTGTTTATCCTGGCCACCATAACCTCATTGGCCAGCGGATTGCTATTAGGCACAGCTCTGGAGAGTTCCGATTATATCCTCAAGCTGCCCGAAATCGAGAATAATATCATGATGGCAGCATTGTTCGAGATGGTCCTGGCCATATCATTGGTCGGCATCGGGGCATTAATGTTCCCGATCCTCAGAAAACACGTGGAAGGTCTCGGTATGGCTTATGCTGGAATCAGGATAATGGAGGCCGTTTTCATTGTTGTCAGCGCGGTCTGCCTGCTCTTGATGCTAATGATGGGGCAGGAATATGCAACAGGACGCCTGGACGTGTCCAGCTCTCAATCAATTGGCGCATTGCTGATTTCGTTACGTGGGTTGTCCTTTATGTTCGGGACGTTGATACTCCTAAGCTTCGGTGGTCTGGCGCTCAACTGCGTCCTATATCGATCGAGGATTGTGCCGCGATGGCTATCGGCATGGGGCCTCATAGGGGGCGTCGGAATCCTGATTTACGGTATAATGGGTCTGTTCGGGACCGACACTAACGTGTTTGACGCGACCTCCCTTTTGGCCGTTCCGATCGCGGTGCAGGAGATGGTGTTCGCCTCATGGTTGATCATCAAAGGCTTCAACTCTCCGAGGGAACACCTATGA
- a CDS encoding NAD(P)-dependent alcohol dehydrogenase has protein sequence MKAVVWTNYGPPDVLQQQDLERPTPKDNEVLIKVRAASINSWDWELLNGRGHISLGGRLKPPYKVLGCDVAGTVEDVGRNVTRFRPGDEVFGDINRDGWGGFAEYVCARETSLSMKMTGLSFEQAAAIPQAAGLAIQGLRDKGKIESGQRVLINGAGGGVGTFAVQIAKSFGAEVTGVDRAEKLDMLLSIGADHVIDFNKEDFTRNGLEYDLIVDVVSHRSVFDYKRALAPKGICVLVGGSGGAVLGSLFLGSWVLRKRKVTLLLYKPNPLDLALICELFEAGKVVPVIDKRFALREVADAFRYYAEGNAKGKIVVTVQ, from the coding sequence ATGAAGGCCGTTGTGTGGACCAATTATGGACCTCCAGATGTCCTTCAACAACAGGATCTGGAGCGGCCGACCCCAAAGGACAATGAGGTCTTGATCAAGGTCCGTGCGGCTTCCATAAATTCATGGGACTGGGAGCTCCTCAACGGCCGGGGGCATATTAGTCTGGGAGGCCGGTTAAAACCCCCATATAAGGTACTTGGATGCGATGTGGCGGGAACGGTCGAGGATGTGGGCAGGAACGTCACCCGCTTCAGGCCTGGGGATGAAGTGTTTGGAGACATCAATCGGGACGGCTGGGGTGGTTTCGCAGAATATGTATGTGCCAGAGAGACATCATTATCGATGAAGATGACCGGTCTGTCCTTCGAACAGGCCGCGGCAATACCCCAGGCGGCTGGGCTCGCCATCCAGGGGCTTCGGGACAAAGGGAAGATCGAGTCCGGACAACGGGTCCTGATCAACGGAGCAGGGGGCGGAGTGGGCACGTTCGCGGTCCAGATAGCGAAATCGTTCGGAGCCGAGGTCACTGGCGTGGACAGGGCGGAGAAACTAGACATGCTGCTTTCGATAGGCGCCGACCACGTCATCGATTTTAATAAGGAAGATTTTACCAGGAATGGTCTGGAATATGACCTGATCGTCGACGTCGTGTCCCATCGCTCGGTCTTCGATTATAAGCGTGCATTGGCCCCCAAGGGCATCTGTGTTCTCGTCGGAGGTTCTGGAGGTGCGGTCCTCGGGTCCCTGTTCCTCGGTTCATGGGTCCTAAGGAAGCGGAAGGTCACTCTACTTTTGTACAAACCAAATCCTCTTGACCTTGCCCTGATCTGCGAACTCTTCGAAGCTGGTAAGGTCGTACCAGTCATCGACAAGCGATTTGCGCTCAGAGAGGTCGCCGATGCGTTCCGATATTATGCAGAAGGCAACGCCAAAGGAAAGATCGTTGTGACCGTTCAATGA